From one Triticum aestivum cultivar Chinese Spring chromosome 4B, IWGSC CS RefSeq v2.1, whole genome shotgun sequence genomic stretch:
- the LOC123090964 gene encoding thioredoxin-like protein AAED1, chloroplastic, whose amino-acid sequence MAASLPRLSLPPTAALPAVTSSRYRPDLAPVPNRRRLGLRLHRSPVVPAAAASSPSLLSSSPQPGSGIGDALGGVAIFSAATGEPVLIRDLWDQNEGMAVVALLRHFGCPCCWELALTLKDAKERFDSAGVKLIAVGVGTPDKARILAERLPFPLDYLYADPERKAYDLLGLYFGVGRTFFNPASVKVFSRFDSLKEATKNYTIEATPDDRPSVLQQGGMFVFKGKELLYARKDEGTGDHAPLDDVLNICCKVPVA is encoded by the exons atggccgcctcgctaCCACGCCTCTCCCTCCCGCCGACGGCCGCTCTCCCTGCCGTCACCTCCTCTCGCTACCGCCCCgacctcgcccccgtccccaaccgccgccgcctcggcctccgtCTCCACCGCTCCCCGGTGGTACCTgcagccgccgcgagctcgccgTCCCTTCTGTCTTCTTCACCGCAACCAGGGTCGGGTATCGGTGATGCCCTCGGTGGCGTCGCCATCTTCTCCGCGGCCACCGGCGAGCCCGTCCTGATCAGGGATCTGTGGGACCAAAACGAG GGAATGGCTGTCGTCGCGTTGCTAAGGCATTTCGGATGTCCTTGCTG CTGGGAGTTAGCCTTGACGTTGAAAGACGCGAAAGAAAGATTTGATTCTGCTGGCGTCAAACTAATTGCTGTTGGTGTTGGCACTCCTGATAAAGCCCGTATTCTTGCTGAGCGT TTGCCCTTTCCATTGGATTACCTCTATGCTGATCCTGAGCGCAAG GCTTATGATCTCTTGGGCCTATATTTTGGTGTTGGGCGCACATTCTTCAACCCAGCCAGT GTGAAAGTATTTTCTCGGTTTGATTCCCTCAAGGAGGCGACAAAGAACTATACAATCGAAGCCACCCCAGATGACAGGCCAAGTGTCCTGCAACAG GGTGGAATGTTCGTGTTCAAAGGGAAAGAACTGTTATATGCAAGGAAGGATGAGGGCACAGGGGATCATGCACCATTAGATGATGTCCTGAACATCTGCTGTAAAGTTCCAGTAGCCTGA
- the LOC123094401 gene encoding uncharacterized protein has product MKTPPCASIVPRIDRRARREAMSRRTRRGDRQQPPPARPTTVSNNPIFFVHDGLDDVPGAAVAKPLPLPPSRAHLQPAGSGRADSSTSTLMASRHGSGWVLRRMHHHDPFLAAYVACTKSGGGGKVDAAPAKRQQKKNRGRGDAAVQGCGIWSGWTAAGAKYAGAISCKYGCDVATAQGDDPAASPAPRLHLSRQLVVIPASKRALQPRGRAQG; this is encoded by the coding sequence ATGAAAACACCGCCTTGTGCCTCCATCGTCCCGAGGATCGATCGAAGAGCCAGACGTGAAGCGATGAGCCGCCGCACCAGGCGCGGCGACCGGCAGCAGCCGCCGCCGGCTCGTCCCACGACCGTGTCCAACAACCCCATCTTCTTCGTGCATGACGGCCTCGACGACGTGCCGGGCGCCGCCGTCGCCAAGCCGCTGCCGCTGCCTCCGAGCAGGGCGCACCTGCAGCCTGCAGGCTCGGGGCGGGCAGACAGTTCCACTTCCACGTTAATGGCGAGCCGGCACGGGAGCGGCTGGGTCCTGAGGAGGATGCACCACCACGACCCGTTCCTCGCCGCCTACGTGGCCTGCAccaagagcggcggcggcggcaaggtcgACGCTGCTCCGGCGAAGCGGCAGCAGAAGAAGAACAGGGGCAGAGGCGATGCCGCTGTCCAGGGGTGCGGCATTTGGAGCGGTTGGACGGCGGCGGGAGCGAAGTACGCCGGAGCGATCTCGTGTAAGTACGGCTGCGACGTTGCCACCGCGCAGGGCGACGATCCTGCCGCGTCCCCGGCGCCCAGGCTGCACCTGTCGCGGCAGCTGGTGGTGATTCCGGCCAGCAAGAGGGCCCTGCAGCCACGGGGGCGGGCGCAGGGCTGA